Proteins encoded together in one Tenuifilum sp. 4138str window:
- a CDS encoding OmpA/MotB family protein — translation MKQCPKYSKALILGLAVLTACVPAKEFQLLQDKNAKCEEEREKLTVENESLTTKNSELDSKTRILQAKVDALTSDSINRAVTFNRINEELTTLKERYSELQSLQDGVISGSKDETKKLLLQIQKTQEELQEKEDALKELERRLYQRKLGLDKVQANLDSMKRELDARNARLVELERMLNAKDSVMRALRKKVADALFGFEGKGLTVSIQNGKVYVSLEEKLMFKSGSYEIDSKGAAAIKQLIPVLEQNPDINIMVEGHTDDVPYRGTGGLQDNWDLSVKRATTIVRLLISGSRIDPVRVTAAGRSQYLPIDRAKTPEARQKNRRTEIILTPKMDEILQLLESN, via the coding sequence ATGAAGCAATGTCCAAAATACTCTAAAGCCCTGATCCTTGGGTTAGCAGTTCTAACTGCATGCGTGCCAGCCAAGGAATTCCAATTGCTACAGGACAAAAACGCAAAGTGCGAGGAGGAGCGTGAAAAGTTAACGGTGGAAAACGAGTCCCTTACAACTAAAAACTCGGAACTCGATAGTAAAACACGTATTCTTCAGGCAAAGGTTGACGCCCTCACAAGCGACAGCATAAACCGTGCAGTTACTTTCAACCGCATTAATGAGGAGCTAACTACGCTTAAGGAGCGTTACTCAGAGCTTCAAAGCCTACAGGATGGGGTAATTTCGGGTAGCAAGGATGAAACCAAAAAGCTTTTGCTTCAAATACAGAAAACCCAGGAAGAGTTGCAGGAAAAGGAAGATGCCCTTAAAGAACTTGAGCGGAGGCTATACCAGCGTAAACTTGGGCTCGATAAGGTGCAGGCAAACCTCGATAGCATGAAACGTGAGCTTGATGCACGCAATGCCCGGTTGGTTGAGCTGGAACGAATGCTAAATGCCAAGGATTCAGTTATGAGAGCCCTGCGGAAAAAGGTTGCCGATGCGCTTTTTGGGTTTGAGGGCAAGGGTCTCACAGTCTCAATTCAGAATGGCAAGGTTTACGTATCGCTGGAGGAAAAGCTGATGTTCAAATCGGGAAGCTACGAGATTGACTCAAAGGGTGCTGCTGCAATAAAGCAGTTAATCCCGGTTCTTGAACAGAACCCCGATATTAACATAATGGTTGAGGGTCACACCGACGATGTCCCATACCGAGGAACAGGAGGGCTTCAGGATAACTGGGATTTAAGCGTAAAACGTGCCACCACCATTGTACGCCTACTGATTTCAGGTTCAAGGATTGACCCTGTGCGTGTAACTGCAGCAGGGCGGAGCCAGTACCTTCCCATCGATAGGGCTAAAACACCCGAAGCTCGACAAAAAAATAGGCGCACTGAGATTATTCTTACCCCAAAAATGGACGAAATACTCCAGCTGCTGGAAAGCAACTAA
- the ychF gene encoding redox-regulated ATPase YchF, with the protein MGLKCGIIGLANVGKTTIFNCMSSTKALTSNVATGTGKSNISTINVPDNRLYELEKFQPTERIVHTTVEIVDIPGLSKTTGKGDGNKFLADVRNCDALIHVLRCFDDPSLPHIDGSIDPVRDIETVNFELQVRDLESVEKKLQKVEKAAKVGDKEAKKAFEVLSVYKNHLESFKNASTVPVDEHDKKYVDDLFLLTTKPVIYVCNVDEKSAVNGNQYSNRVKEFLKDEKTEILIIAGKVEAEISELESEDDRKAFLADVGLTEPGVNKLIRAAYSLLNLETFFTVGPKEIRAWTIKKGMTAPQAAGVIHSDLERGFIRAEVMKYNDFITLGSEHACREKGKLFVEGKNYVVEDGDILHIRFNV; encoded by the coding sequence ATGGGTCTAAAATGTGGCATAATTGGTCTTGCCAACGTGGGCAAAACTACTATTTTCAACTGCATGTCGAGCACTAAAGCCTTAACCAGCAATGTGGCTACCGGCACAGGAAAATCGAACATCAGTACAATTAACGTCCCCGATAACCGGCTTTACGAACTTGAAAAGTTCCAACCCACTGAGCGTATAGTTCACACCACCGTTGAGATTGTTGATATTCCCGGTTTATCCAAAACAACTGGTAAGGGCGATGGCAATAAGTTCCTGGCCGATGTTCGTAACTGCGATGCATTAATCCACGTGCTACGCTGTTTCGACGATCCCTCGCTACCCCATATCGACGGTTCCATTGACCCCGTTCGCGATATTGAAACGGTGAACTTCGAGCTGCAGGTTCGCGACCTGGAATCGGTTGAGAAAAAGCTACAAAAGGTTGAAAAAGCTGCAAAGGTAGGCGATAAGGAGGCAAAAAAAGCTTTTGAGGTTCTATCGGTGTACAAAAACCATCTTGAGTCGTTCAAAAACGCTTCAACTGTCCCAGTTGATGAGCACGATAAAAAGTATGTTGACGATCTTTTCCTGCTTACCACAAAACCGGTTATTTACGTATGCAATGTCGACGAAAAATCGGCTGTAAATGGCAACCAGTATTCCAATAGGGTAAAGGAGTTCCTAAAGGATGAAAAAACGGAAATACTGATTATAGCCGGTAAGGTTGAGGCAGAAATATCGGAACTTGAGAGTGAGGATGACCGCAAAGCCTTTTTGGCCGATGTAGGGCTTACTGAGCCCGGCGTTAACAAGCTTATTAGAGCGGCATACTCCCTGCTAAACCTCGAAACCTTTTTTACCGTTGGGCCCAAGGAAATTAGGGCTTGGACAATCAAAAAAGGGATGACAGCCCCACAGGCTGCTGGAGTTATCCATTCCGATCTTGAACGCGGCTTTATTAGGGCCGAGGTTATGAAGTATAACGATTTTATTACCCTTGGTTCAGAGCACGCTTGCCGCGAAAAGGGAAAACTATTTGTTGAAGGTAAAAACTACGTTGTTGAGGATGGTGATATTCTGCATATCCGTTTCAACGTATAA
- a CDS encoding tetratricopeptide repeat protein, whose product MQSSNFLHRVLILCSAALLMHYPFSVFSQSKSDSIAVRALIDSAANAKSPQVRIAFAREAYHKAKATNSKHLLADATHSMGNALFRLNSYDAAIDSLQRALVLYNIVGDSAGTAKTYYTLGSCYVRKSNYVKAIQLIEESVKLATSINDSALLANCYNSLGIIFYTLENFTASIDFFEKAANYYEKAHSYKNYVRVKGNIGLSLTKIGNLEGARQIFFSTLNSYGKYMDSLMLASFYDNIGFFYESLGKVDSALYYHNQSLTISKALSSTRGIALSNLAIGRCYNGLAQFGLAIKYLLEAKRLAKLNGEEDISAQANRQLSTCYEATGDFKNSQKCLKEFLEYTDKTFTKKLITQVAQLHSMLQIEKQERENQQLQMQLELKSLNEQKDKKIITLYTIFSILLLLTLSVIVYFAIQLSQKKKLLEHTNSQLFKFNNELDSLVKHRTRELNNAIDKIRELERIKSAFMANISHEIRTPLNGILGLSYYLSAPECTAEERSQLGEQVKRLGNKLVRIVDDILELSKIETNQVNLLLSEVNLNQLLDDVYKEFDAIAEFDDKNLFFRVNKSLPEDGAIVICDYYRLRSIIIHLLENAFKFTHQGGVEMGYSINENSLLYLYVKDTGVGIPNDIQKKVFERFYKHLDDSSPIFYDGLGIGLTIAMGYAIALGGSIKLQSSPGQGSTFTLVLPITVPNSNANKEAFNFTGKRILVVEDDLINYQYLHALLSKTGATVIHVKNGEDAIEAATIERAADLILLDIQLPFKSGIEAAIEIRKINKQIPIIAQTATDYEYVSACRDAGCNAFVTKPIDPDELLNLIKRFL is encoded by the coding sequence ATGCAAAGCTCAAATTTTTTACATAGAGTTTTAATTCTTTGTTCTGCAGCTTTGCTCATGCATTATCCATTCTCAGTATTCTCCCAGTCAAAATCCGACAGTATTGCTGTTAGGGCCTTAATCGATTCTGCTGCAAATGCAAAATCGCCACAGGTAAGGATAGCGTTTGCTCGCGAGGCATACCATAAGGCAAAAGCCACAAATAGCAAGCACTTGCTTGCTGATGCAACTCACTCAATGGGTAACGCTCTTTTTAGGCTAAACAGCTACGATGCCGCCATCGATAGCCTACAAAGGGCATTGGTTCTTTACAATATTGTTGGTGATAGTGCAGGAACGGCAAAAACTTACTATACCCTGGGTTCTTGCTATGTTCGGAAATCGAACTATGTAAAGGCAATTCAACTAATTGAGGAAAGTGTAAAGCTTGCTACATCGATTAACGATAGTGCCTTGCTAGCAAATTGCTATAACTCACTTGGAATTATTTTCTACACCCTTGAGAACTTCACGGCATCGATCGATTTCTTTGAGAAAGCAGCAAACTACTATGAAAAAGCTCACAGCTACAAAAACTATGTAAGGGTTAAGGGAAATATAGGTTTAAGCTTAACCAAAATTGGGAACTTGGAAGGTGCAAGACAAATCTTTTTTTCCACACTTAACAGCTATGGCAAGTACATGGATTCGCTAATGCTTGCCTCGTTTTACGATAACATTGGTTTTTTCTATGAGAGCTTGGGTAAGGTTGATTCCGCTTTGTACTACCATAATCAATCATTAACCATAAGCAAAGCGCTCAGCTCCACTCGCGGAATTGCTCTAAGCAATTTGGCAATTGGCCGGTGTTATAATGGTTTAGCGCAATTTGGGCTTGCCATTAAATACTTGCTTGAGGCTAAACGCCTAGCCAAACTCAATGGCGAGGAAGATATTTCAGCTCAAGCTAACAGGCAACTATCAACCTGCTACGAGGCAACCGGCGATTTTAAGAACTCCCAAAAATGTTTAAAGGAATTTTTGGAGTATACCGATAAAACATTCACCAAGAAGCTCATAACTCAGGTTGCACAGCTACACTCAATGTTGCAGATTGAGAAGCAGGAAAGGGAAAACCAGCAGCTACAAATGCAGCTGGAACTGAAATCGTTAAATGAACAGAAGGATAAAAAGATAATTACCTTGTACACAATCTTTTCAATTCTTTTGCTCCTAACCCTCAGCGTAATTGTTTACTTTGCCATACAGCTCTCCCAAAAGAAAAAGCTTTTAGAGCATACAAACTCTCAGCTGTTCAAGTTCAATAATGAACTCGATTCCCTGGTAAAACATAGAACCAGGGAGTTGAATAATGCTATTGACAAAATAAGGGAACTTGAAAGAATTAAATCCGCTTTCATGGCAAATATCAGCCATGAAATCCGGACACCTCTGAATGGAATACTAGGACTCTCCTACTACCTTTCGGCACCAGAATGCACTGCTGAAGAGCGTTCGCAGCTAGGCGAACAGGTTAAGCGTTTGGGCAATAAACTTGTAAGAATAGTTGACGATATCCTTGAACTTTCAAAAATTGAAACTAACCAGGTAAACCTACTGCTATCCGAGGTCAACCTAAATCAGCTGCTCGATGATGTTTACAAGGAGTTTGACGCCATTGCTGAATTTGATGATAAAAATCTCTTTTTTAGGGTAAATAAATCGTTGCCCGAAGATGGGGCAATAGTAATATGCGATTACTACCGTTTGCGTAGCATTATTATTCATCTTTTAGAGAATGCCTTCAAGTTTACCCACCAGGGTGGGGTTGAAATGGGTTACTCCATAAACGAGAACTCGTTGCTATACCTATACGTAAAGGATACAGGGGTTGGCATACCTAACGATATCCAGAAGAAAGTTTTTGAGCGTTTTTATAAGCACTTAGATGATTCCAGCCCAATTTTTTACGATGGTCTAGGAATTGGATTAACCATAGCCATGGGGTATGCCATTGCGTTAGGGGGTAGCATCAAGCTTCAATCCTCACCAGGTCAAGGATCAACCTTTACTCTTGTGCTACCTATAACAGTGCCCAACTCCAACGCCAACAAGGAGGCTTTCAACTTTACTGGTAAAAGAATACTGGTGGTAGAGGATGATCTGATAAACTACCAGTACCTACACGCTTTGCTTAGCAAAACGGGCGCTACTGTTATTCATGTTAAAAACGGCGAAGATGCCATTGAGGCAGCAACCATTGAAAGGGCAGCCGATTTAATTCTACTTGACATTCAGCTACCTTTTAAGAGCGGAATAGAGGCTGCCATTGAGATACGAAAGATAAATAAGCAAATCCCTATTATTGCCCAAACTGCTACCGATTACGAATATGTGAGTGCCTGTAGGGATGCTGGTTGTAACGCATTTGTTACAAAACCAATTGACCCCGATGAACTACTAAACCTCATTAAACGTTTCCTATAA